Genomic DNA from Loxodonta africana isolate mLoxAfr1 unplaced genomic scaffold, mLoxAfr1.hap2 scaffold_228, whole genome shotgun sequence:
aaaattcaagccaagtGAGTGAACTATAAAAACCCAGTGAATTATATGCTAtgttaattatatctcaataaaaggttttaaaaaataaatgtaacaagAAAAAGCCAATTTATCTGACTTCTAGATGTGAAAAAAGAGATTTACCCATGTATAAAGCACTTTAAATGTGTAGAATCCTTGCTTACTCAAGTAGGTATTAAAAGtcttaatgtttaaaaaaaaaatcatgaacatTTAATGACTTTGTAAAAAATAAAGCCTTGAAAAAAATCCAATGTTTCTTTATCAATTATTTTAAGTTAACAATTTCCATAGAGTCATTTGTTGTGATGGTCAAAGAAAATGTCCATGAAGAAGTGAGTTTTAAATACCAATATTCTCTATGAGACAGTAAATGTTGAATTCTTATTTTGCCTACTTTAGGGTTGGCTAGTTTTTATTGCTTCAAGTAATAAACTAATATTTTGAGCTAAAATTATGTAAATAGATATATCTGATGCTGTACTTTGCTGTTATTTCATATATTAAATTGTGCAGGTTTTCTGGGATTTAagtaatataatatttttatatttctcaccAAGGAGCCTTTACAGGTTTGctattgtttttagttgccattgtgtATAGAAAAGACTGGCTATGAATACAAGATAACCTACTACTAGAATATGACACAACGAAAACTGGGAGGAATACCACGTTGTAGTGAAGGGCATGCCCCTCACAGTTCTAGCAATGTGCCAGTCACATATACTGGAAATTAGAATATCACTCTTCCTGTAACTTGACTTCTGTGACTTCCCTACCTCAAAGCATTTCTGTTCACCTCTCCACTGGTTTACTCTTTCTCCAGGGAATCCAGCAACGTATGTAGTACCAATTTGGTGGTAACTTTCTCTAGATGAAAGATTACATGCAGATACTATTTGACACTTGGTGGtggggaccagtcactggagaagaacatcaagctTAGTATAGtacagggtcaaagaaaaagaggaagaccctcaaggaggtggattggcacagtggctgcaacaatggtctcaaacacagcaatgattgtgaggatggctcaggaccaggtgcTATTCCATTCTCCTGTAcatggggtttctgtgagtcaaaactaactcaatggcacctaacaacaacaagtattaaGATTATTGGGGaccattaaatatttaaatgaatcACAGATCATTTCTTATTCTAACTGTAAAAATGTTTAACTCGTATACTCAAGATCCTCAGctagtatttccttttttttttttctctctctctctcctctctttctctctcttaattTCAGGAGCTCCTTCAGTGAAAAACTATATAGGTGaattacacttttttttcctttgggttgATGGATATCCCTGAGTTGTATGTTATTCCTTTTGATCTGATGATTTCTGTGGTGGGAAGCTCTTAGATGTTTGCATTAAACTTGGGACTACCCAATATATTGCAAATTTTCAGCTGCTTCTTTCACATCTTAGTGTATATGAATGACACACCCTACAATACCATGGTGCCCAACTGTCACAATTGCTTATGGTGCCTCTGCCTCTCTGCATTGCATCATCTAGTAATGCTTTTCCCATGCATGTAATGAAACAATAAGCAAAGGGATCACCCAAAATTAGCTCAAGAAAGgggttttaatttatttaaaaaaaaagtccagcaGCAGGGCCCTATTGGCGTGGTGGTtgagaactctgctgctaaccgaaaggtcagcagttcaaacccaccagctgctcactggaaaccctataggggcagttctactctgttctatagggttgctatgaggcagaatccactcgatggcaacggggttttgtttggtttagtgCTCATGACCTTCATAGCCTTCTAAGtactttaacatttttaaacTATTTATGCTCACATGACAATAAACCGTGCACCTTTTTATATTCCAATGGACTATTTTTATTCAAGTTTCATTGGCTACACGGAGAATTTTATTTCATGATCATGTGCCAAGAAAATAATTTAGACTTTTGAAGTTTCAAAAAAAtactagaaattttaaaataataacaataaacaaaaatacatggaaaaaatTAAGGagcatcggaatcaactcgacggcagtgggttttaacatGCTGCAGCTATGTCCGTAAAACTAGATAACTATATCCTTACCACATAAAAGGTCTTACTTGAATTAGAAATACAGGTAAGCACAAACCATGGGATTATCTCATTTTGTCGCTCACAAGTAGGGTGGACAAAAGTCAATGCAAATAaaattcataataaatatttaccaaagTTTAGGAAAGCCAAACCAATGAAAGAGAGGCAGCAAACTTAACTCGTCATAGACTATCCTGTTACCCAAGGAGATACACAGAAAGTAATTGAACAAACAACTTAAAAAGTTGTTGATATAGATAAGAAAGGATCATccattaaacaaaaaaagataattattaaGAAAGAACAACCAGCAGGGGATGGATTTCAAACCTGGGAGCCTCTATGGTTGGCCTCAAGAAATTTATCTTAACTGGTGTATATTCTGATCTAGGCAAAAACAAGTCAGATGCAGAGCTGAACTTTTGAACTGCAAAAATTTCAAGGTATGTTGAGTAAACAGATTTACATGTGAAAGTAAAGGCATTAATGGGTAAAGGGTAGAACTCCAAGATCTGCAATGGGGGCATTTAAGCAATTCATGCAACTGAGTACTTTAAATCGCCATATACTCTGAGACTCCTCGCAACCTGGCCCTGATCTAATGCAGCCTTCAGAAGACTTTGAAGACTAAAACAGAAGGCAAATgcttacaaacacacacacatacataaacacaaGTGCTGACACTGAAAAGtttaataattgaaaaaaaaaaacaccagaatcTTTGTATCTCCACTTTTGTACCTAGTACTTTTTCCCACTTCCACTCAGCATATCCACTCTCCTTGCCTAATTTCATGATTCCCAACACATTctcctggagccctagtggtgcagtggttaagagcttggctgctaaccaaaaggtcggcaattcaaatccactgcccactccttgaaaaccctatggggcagtcctactctgtcttacagggttgctgtgagtagtaatcgactcaaggacaatgggtttggtattttttaacacattatcaaaaaaaccaaatgcactgctgttgagtcaattatgactcatagcaacattataggacagaatagaactgtcccatagggtttccaaggctgaaaatctttatggaagcagattgcttcaattttctcccaagaagcaactggttttttgaaaCACTGACgttccagttagcagtcaagcaatttaactgctgcaccacaagGGTCCTAACACATTCTACTGTACTATAGATTGTTCTTAATTATTGTTTGTGATCCATCTCTTTCCTTCAAGAAAGGTACCAGTTTGTACTCTTTTGTTCATCAATGCACTTAGAAGAGTGACTAGCATGTAGAAGgcaatttataaatatatgttgaatataTTTGTGCTCACTGTTCCCTATGGAGGCACACAGACAAGGTTTGAGTTCATGGTGTAATTTGTAGGAATCATATGCTGCATCAAACTCTAGAAAATACATTGCGTATTTTTTTCCATGTCCTATGTAGGGCacattttacatctttgttcctcaagctataaatcaagggattcaacatggggataaccagggtgtaaaatatggaagccactttatcagtgtcaaaggaatgactggacttgggctgcatgtacataaagattaaagtcccatagaacactaccACCACTGTCAGAtgggatccacaggtggagaaagCCTTGTGCCTGCCCTCAGCTGACTTCATCCTGAGAATGGCTACAAAAACGAGTAGGTAAGAAACAAGAACTGTTAGAAGAGATGAAatcaaatcaaaagatgctaagATGAGATTGATCAATTCAATTTCATGTGTGTTTGAGCAGAGCAAGGATAACAAGAAGAGATTGTCACAGTAGAAATGATTGATGATATTGTAGCCGcagaaggataaattaaaaatctttatggtgaccagaagagaaacaaatgtgCTGTAGAGATAGGGTATTGCCACCAGCACCCAACAAGTCCTTTGTGACATGAtgactgtgtagagcagagggttacagaTAGCCACAAAGCGGTCATAAGACATTGCTGACAGAAGAAAAAGTTCACTAGTTATGAACACAATAAAGAAAGCTAGCTGTGtagcacaaaaataataggagatAGTGTTTTCATCCACAATAAAATTGACTAGCATTTTGGGTCCCACAGCTGTTGAATAACcaagatcagtgatagccaggtgtctgagaaaaaagtacatgggtgtttGTAGCTTGGAGTCTGTCTTGGTGAGGATGATCATGCCTGAGTTGCCCACCACTGAGATCGTGTAGATGATGAGGAACAGCCCGAACAACGGAGCCTGGAGCCCAGGGTGATCTGTGATTCCCATCAGAAGGAATTCATTTAGCATTGTTAGATTTTGCTTTTCCATCTTGGTCTATCAGGAAACCTGTTCTGGATAGAGATATCAGCGTAGTCAATCGGTTTTATGTAGCATCATCTGGTAGATTTTTAGTATACAAAGGCAATATGCTAAATGAATAAGATAAATCCAAACTTCCAATACAGGTTTTTGAAAGTAAACCCGCCTCCCACAAGTAAAGTATaggtacatgaagaaagaaaaaaagatagagggaaagaaagaaaaatctaacTTGTTATCAATTGAGGAAAATTTGCTGCCCATGGAACATTTGTCAATGCCTAGGACATTTTGGGTGTCAGTACTAGGAGAAGGGTACTACTGGTATCTAATGGAGGCCTGGGATGTTATTAAAAATTCTACTATATACAGAGTAACCCCACACAATAACAAAATTTCCAGTCCAAAATGTCACTATGGCGGAAGTTGAAAAGCCCTGATACAgacatagagatagagatagacacAGATAAAGATGTAGGTGAAGGCATATGTGTACGTGTACACGTAGATGtagatgtacatatacatataccttgatgggattcctggtggagcagtggttaagagcttggctgataaccacaaAGTCAGCtttttgaatctactagctgctccttagaaaacctattgggcagttctactctgtcctataaggtctctatgagtcagaatcaactcgatggcaacaggttttctttttttacatatagatatatgaagcaaaaataaaaaaagtaaaaaattttaGATGTGTTAGGTATATGGGTGGTTacaaaactttcttttttcatttacaaTACTGACAATTACATAATGACATGTATAAAATTATAATATGTATGTTAACTTcattaaaaacatttcaaaatgcaaattcccagAATGTGTGGAAACATTTAGTATCCCTTACTTCAAAACATAGTCCTGTAAAAGCCCTTGTGCCACAGGTGGTACAGTCGGAAACAACATACTTGACAAGTATTGAACACAAGGAAAATCTAATAGATCGTGGTGGGGATAGTCTGTCTTTATACAGGAAATTATTCCAGGTGGTAGACCCATACAGATATAGTCTTTTTTATACCTCAGCTTGTGGGTAATAGAAAAgtttgtggcatagtggtcaagtgctacgactgctaaccaaaagagcggcagttcaaatccaccaggtactctttggaaactctttggggcagttttactctgtcctatagggtcactatgagttggaatcaactcagtggcaatgggtttggttttggctttgtgggttatagaataaaaaaaaaaaagataccttaatttctttattcacAAGTGCAAAATGACCACTTCCCTTCAgtgttgctggaaaaaaaaatgaggattaAATGTTTCAATGCATTTAAGATATCAGGACATAAGTCTCAAATATCAAGTATAtagtgatgtttttttttttaaatgacaaatgaTGACAGTAAGTTACCTGAAAGGTGTTTTCTTTACATATGCATATGCAAATTCTCCTACTGTGATCTAGCTTCTATGTCAGGGTTATGATGATAAGTAGGTTGAGTAGTTTGTTATCCATGTAACTGAGCCCAGCCCTTCCCTCCTGCATCCTCAACTCCATGACTAAAATTGGACCATCGATGTGCCAATCTTCTGGATGATACatcttcttaatacattttaatataagttgatggactgctaacctaaaggtcagcggttcaaaaccaccagtggctccatgggagaaagatgtggcagtctgcttccatagagatttatagcctatTTACAGCTATGGGGTCACTTTTGAGTCAGCAGTGCATTTGAATataaatttacttaaaatatgTCCTAACCTAGGAGCATTTTCATTATAACTAATATACTAAATTGTTTGTAACAAATGAGATATAGTTTCTCATGGAAGAATCTAAGACAGTGAGAGAAAATTTGAACAAATTGGGAGAAAGTAAGGTCCATGTCACTGATTTTATATaacaaaatttcatttaaaaattccaTTTGGATAAAGAAATCCTCTAGTTTAAGCTATTATATAGTACATAATGCATATAAACACatgtatatttaaattaaaatgtatatatgtatcccTAATAagccacagattaaaaaaaaaaaatgccagagaagGATGAGGATGGCAGTTTAAGGTAAAAGAACGAAAGGTTTGAAATGATACTACTTACATGAAAATAGCACTACCAGCAGCCTCTGAATCAAGAATaaccaaacaaatagaaaaatacaatagtatcatattaaataataaaatggttgCACAGGAAATACACTATCTCATTTAAAACATTGCTTACAAGGTTGTGACCCTGTACacacattgcttatgtcagaaaaaaaaaaaaaaactattggccTCTTTCCacctagaacaaaggagaacgaagaaaaccaaagactaaaggaagtaattagtccaaaggacatatggcccacatgaaccacagcctcctctaacctgagaccagaaggactagatggtaccactctgaccaggatcacaatagaaagcCTGGagcaaaatgggggaaaaaatgtaaaaaaaaaattcaaattcaaaaataaataaacaaaaaagaccagatttacttgtttgaaagaggctggagaaacccctgagactattttCTTAAGACAATCTTCTAATGTGAAACTACAGACACCCCTGGTGGCCACCTTTCAGGCCAATAACAGACGGGGCTGCTAAACAATAACTTCGATCAACTacaggagaccaaaagggcaagtagtcagggagggacagggaaacctgactaatggaaacagggagccaggaaggaaatgagaagagTGCGGACACAGTTTTTGGTAAGAGTTTCTGattggaaaattaatttgctgtgtaaactttcacttaaagcacactaaaaattttttttaagaggtacTGAATTGGGTATTAGTAGATATTATAATTAGGAAATCAACTATCTTCAATGAATACAATAAAAGCAATGTAAATCTTGTCGAGTTGCAATGATGAAAGGCTGAAGAACAAAAATACTTATATTGGTAAGTGCTGCTTTTCCTATAAGTTAAGAGGAGATAAGAGGACTTCCTCCCATCGGCTTTGGAGTTCCACGGAGAGCACCAAATTATTTTCCATAGTTTACTGTATTTGTTGAGCATTTAATTCATTTTACACAGCTatgctctttgaaaaaattatgtCTTCTTCCTGCCAGATTCTACTGGAAattgaagaatatggtatatattatactatcaccataaaaaaaaaaactaggtaatTAAAAGTTTCCTAAACTCCAAAAATTGCTTTTCACTTCTCAACACGAGGTGTGAGATGGAAatttatttgtttcttcatcaagagattaggaaaaatGGACATTTGTACTGTTATCTAAATATGCATTAAATATTAAATTACACTTGAGAGGTACATAAGAGCCTAGAGGCAGCTTATAACTGAGGATTTTGAAGAACACCAATGCTAGAAACTGAATACCTGCAGCTTCATAATTCTGCTGCAGTATTTTTAATACTGTATATGCTTCCTTTACTTTCATATTGGAGCTCTATTATTCACATAATTAGGCcacctgggtggcaaaaacacttaagcactcagctacagactgaaaggctggtgggtcgagtccactcagaggcaccttgaagaaagaaagatctacttctggaaggtcacagccattgaaaaacctgtggagcacggGTCTCTGATACCCAGGGGGCAGTTATGAGGCAAAACTGACTCCaggactttgtttttttctgttaactTTATTCAGATAACTACTTATATGAAGTAAAAATATTTAGACATGGAATGATAATGTTTCAAAATGCTTCTTAGCATTTAGCCTCTGAAATAGAGTGtgaagatttgaaaaaaaaattatgtcaaaAAATTGGAGAGAGATCCTAGCTTCAGGCACTATTGAAAAGTATAACGCACACAGAACTGAATCAGAAATCCTAATATTTTGCAATGACTTTGCCATTGGATAAAGGTGGGACCCTGCAAGGGTCAATGAAACATTCTGGATACTGGTAAAATACGGAAACAGTCTTTTTACCTGCAATGAAGCCTCTGTCTTGACTCCTCTCCCAAGTGTTTCTTAAAACGGCAGAGGGAGAAgaatttatggattttttttttttttttacccatggaGATCCTCCCTGAGGAGATGCCAAACAATTTGCTGATTGTTCCTGAGGCATTTGAAAGCTTAACAAAATACCTGGCCTTCGTTTGTTAATTGTCCAGTATATTTTGTATTCACCAGTGACCAAATTTTTACTCATAGAGTGTGTATGCATGTCTATGTTTATCTGTTTCATATAGTCCTTTGTTTTACTCTTTGTTAACGTTCCATTTTTACCACATGGGGATCGGGATTAAAATATCGTATCTGTATAACAGACCTATCAACATTCTCTATTTCTACAGTGGTTTCTTCAAACGGATGACAAAACGAagaagtgcttaaacactgtctTATCACATTATTTAAAAGACTTAAATGGAATAAAACTATTGCATTGTGCATATGTGAGGTATCACTTCCTAGTTTGCTcttactatttttattattgttgctgttattgctattttcaagttattttttgtttgttaattttgttttgacctaaagaacagaaatgttacCCTTGCTTCTCATTTGATGATCAATTGCCATCATCTGTCTGTTTaggttttttgcttcctttatTACATCTCAATATTGTATGCTTTTCCATTCTGTTCAATCCTCATCCCAAAACATCTTTCTTGCCTTCACACATATTCAGCTGTGCTTGACATATGCTGTACCATGTCAATATACacttgtgtcttaggctgggttctctagaggagcaaaaccagtaaagcatataaatatgtgtatacagagatttacatcaaggaaatggctcacagggaTATTgaagctggaacatcccaagtcccgagatcaggatacaggcttctcctgattcatgcagctgCAAAGGCTGGATGACCCAACATCTACAGGTcaaacagcagggctcttgctcactggCTGGGAAGATCCAAGAATCCCCAAATCAGCAGGCAATACTGaaggcaagctgctggctcaattcccaagaaccagaggtcagatgaacaggagccagctacaggaccCAAAGTGAGCAATAGCAAatgaaccttgccagaatgtctgcttatattcaattcagaccacacacccaaggaaacttcctttcaactgacttGCTACTCAGAGCAGAGTCTATCATGGAGGTAACCACATTATATCGaacctcatcatggaagtgatcacaacatctttggactgccaaaccactgagaatgatggccaagacaagttgacacacaaccttaaccatcacaccttgtAAAGTGTGGTATTTTGTGTGTAATGTTTtattatgaatatatatgtattatgctataaatctttttgatgcattttgccattttaaatatttgtaatgtaaacatttgtgactttttttttttgcttatttgtgatatgtaatgatatgtatatgtatgtgtgtatttttttttacttgtctaTTCTTTAATGGAAGGAACACCGGTATTGCAATGTTTAAAaattcactgctaaccaaaaggttcacagttttAACCCACAAGCCATTCTGGAGAAAAAAGAACTTGCCATCTGCATTCATAACAGCctaggcaaccctatggggcatttctactctgtcctataggtcactatgagtcacaatccactccatggtacctaacgaaccaaaaattttttaatgGTAAATATCTTGTTGTctccaacagaacattgtccgatcTTCTTGcgttggacatgtcatcaggaaagaccattttctggaggaggacatcatatttggtgaagtaaagggccaaAGAGAATGTGAGCCCTCTGTGACATGGATTTCCACATtggctgcagcagtggactcAATCATACCAGTGATTTTGAGGATAGCCCAGGACTGggcatcattttgttctgttatacataaggttgtcataagttaaagtcaactcaatggcagaaaGCAACAACATTTTGAGATAGACTTTTTTCACTTCACATGACTCTACTAAGGTCCATCCATGCTGTTGTGTGTATTaataatttgttcattttattgtaGAGTATTGTATCATGTATCTATTTATTACAGTTTACATAACCATTCACCCACAGAAGGAAATTTTGGGTTGCTGCcagtttttagctattataaataatgtttttatcaacctttttttctttttttggttgtgatttaggtgaaagctttcagagcaaattagtttctcattaaacagttaatgcacaagttctttgtgacatttgttgccaaccctgtactatgtcaacactctccctttctttacCTTA
This window encodes:
- the LOC135229335 gene encoding olfactory receptor 8K3-like; the encoded protein is MEKQNLTMLNEFLLMGITDHPGLQAPLFGLFLIIYTISVVGNSGMIILTKTDSKLQTPMYFFLRHLAITDLGYSTAVGPKMLVNFIVDENTISYYFCATQLAFFIVFITSELFLLSAMSYDRFVAICNPLLYTVIMSQRTCWVLVAIPYLYSTFVSLLVTIKIFNLSFCGYNIINHFYCDNLFLLSLLCSNTHEIELINLILASFDLISSLLTVLVSYLLVFVAILRMKSAEGRHKAFSTCGSHLTVVVVFYGTLIFMYMQPKSSHSFDTDKVASIFYTLVIPMLNPLIYSLRNKDVKCALHRTWKKIRNVFSRV